The genomic window ggcaattgcatgttctcactcacatgagGGAGCCAAAAAAAAGTTCATCTAATGGAggtagagtagaatgatagttacctgAGGCTGCGAATGGGGCGAGGCGGGTAGcaggggatgaagagaggttggttaatgagtacaaacatacagttagatagaagaaataagttataGAGTTcgatagcacagcagggtgactatagttaacaataattcaaaatagctagaagatttgaaatggtcccaacacaaagaaatgacaaatggtTAAGGTGGTGGATATCCTGAAtattctgatttgatcattacacctTGTAGGCGCATATCAAAGCATCATACGCACCCCACCAATactacaattattatgtatcaataacaaagcaaagctaaaagaagaatgttataaaaatggaatcatatagtatgtgactttttgagatttgttttctcACTCAGTATAATGCCCTTGAGATTAATCTAGATTGttgtatgtatcaatagttcattcatttttatttacaactGGTATTCATGCTATGGACGTAACACAGTGTGTTTAATCATTCGCCCATTCTTTAAcaatgttttttcctttaaaatctaTTTAGTCTTATATTTATTTGGCTATACCAGCCTCCTTTTGGTTAATGCTTACATGGTATAACTTTTCCTatctttttgctttcaaaatttctGCATGCTTATTATTTAACATGTAGATGGTTTTCAAAATCcagttatatatatttaacaagtAAATTTAGCCATTTTCACTTATTGTGATTACTAATACATTTGAACTATGTACTTTctatttgtcttccttttttgaggcttcacttttctcatttctcacctccttttggattaaaaatattttctcaaagtgcattttttcctttattgctCTAGATATTATACACACTAGTTCTATAATTTTAGTGGTTGTTCTTGAAATTTTACCATTCATATCTAACTTAAGTCTAGAGCTAATCAATATATTATCCATATATTAACAATAGGTGAGAACTCTAACTGAAATTAATTTGGACTGATCTAAATTATGTCCCCTAGTCAGGCACACTCAAAATCTAATTCTCTGGTTTTAATATTGAATTATCAAcctcatattttaatatatcaaccttgtattttaaaatacaaatttcagtGGAGGCATATGagacaaattttttttatatatatataagcaggGCATAGTGGGAACTATTTTCAAAAATCCCAAAGAGGCTCAGTATTTGCCAGATTACCTATCCTGGTTACCAGTGTTTCCAGTTTCACTAAGGAAACCTGGTAAGTTGGTGAATTCAACTGATGTTACAGTTAAGTAATAGAAAAGTCCTAAACTCATTCTTCAAGAGGTCTCTGACAGTCTTAACTGGAAAGGATTCTTGCAGTAGGATTCCTTGTTGTTTTATCTTTCACATTAAATTCCATATTCAAGCCTACTCACTGTTTTCACTGGAAGTTGTTCAGTGTCCCTAGATACAAATACCTGATCCCACTCAATTCCTCTTCCCCATGAAATTGTTCTATAGGAGCAATTACCTTGTCACATAGAACTTTTGTCACAGGGAAAGCTCTCAATTAATTGTAGACTGTTTTCAACCCCAGATTGGGAAGGAAGTCTCATTTGCATTTTGCCCACCTCAACCCAAATTTCCCATGATTTCTTGAGACTCTATTGCTTACTGCCCCATCTTTGGTCTTACTCTTAGTATGAGGCCTTTTGCTTAAGcacaaaaagataatttaagGAAATATATTGTGATAGATCTTACAATGGAAAAGTTGAATAACCTGGCCTGATGAAGGGTGGAATCAAATGCAGTTCCAGGAACTCCAAGAGGAGGAGTTTGTATCAATTTATCATTGTGCTCTGCCACTAAAATGACAGCCTTGTATTCTCAGTCCTTGCATTTATTGGGCCATATTCTTAAAAAGAGAGAACATGAATGTTTCTTGACCTGTTTACCCAGACTAACAAATTAAAGCAAGGAAAGCAGGACTATTCAGTGCAAACAGCTGTGAGAACTGTACCCCTTCATATAGGCCCTGGACACACAACATAAAAGGTAAATACTATAGTACAGAATACCTAAGGAATGTTTCAACAGTCACATTTCAGGAATAATAGAATACTATATAGCTGATGCTCAATTCCTGGTacctattgttattattttacgAAGTTAAATCTTTCAAAGAGCTACTCTTTTAGGATTTAGCCACACCTTAGCTCGTACTTTCACATGTGATGTGATTTAAGGCACAAAAATTCAGACCTTAGGAAATAAAGCATTTCCCTATTGTGTGATTTGTAGCTTATTCGTTAGGCCAGACCACACATCGCTGTACGGGAATAGGTTTCACCTGAAGATTATGGAGGTTTCCACTGTTAATCAGAGCAGATGAAGCTGATTAGACTACCTGAATAGTGAGGATCAAGCCAGGAGGTGCTGATGCATCCATCTTCCATATATGAACTCAAATACTACCTCTATCTTACCCCAGAAATACTTTTCCAGGACTGACATAGTTTCAGGTTCTCCTTAGTAACGGTTCAAAAATTCTTGGGTCTAACCTCACTCAGGGTCATGTTGTTACCACAgcaattgtattatttattaaatagccATAGATTCGATGTCATATGGGTTACAATGATTACAGTAAAACTGAGTAAGAACAACATTAGGCCCTAGGGTCCTCCATCAATTTTCtcttaggagaaaaagaaaaaaggccatcACCTCCATTATTATCACCACTGATCTCTTCAGAAAAATCTTCAAGAGAAGCTGTCAAGCTTGCATTTGTGGATGCAAGTTTTACAAATTTCTAATTTTGCTTAAAAGTTCAAATTTTATTGTTGGTGACAAATCCTGTCAGTTGTTTTTCTTGAAGActcacttcattcattttcaagaaaatctcTGCTAAATACCCAAGTCTGAAAAACCATAGTTTGTCTGCCAGTCATTCTTCAAGTAAAACTAATGTTCCATGAAAAAAGCAGCTAATTCAGTGCACAACTAAAATGATTATGCAAATATTTACCTTAGAGACAACCATTGTTCTAAGCTATGTGGCAGAAATGCTTTGTGCGTACTTCCTATTTCAccacacagaatattaaaaagacttGCACTCGATCACTGAGAttttatcatataatttttataaagaaggactatattaaagacattttaaaataaatttggattaaaaaaattagagcGTGTGGTTCCAAAGAATGCAATCACTACTAGTATAGTATGGGGACACTGCCTTAATCCATGCTAAGGCACCAGCAGTTTTACCCACCAATACTTTTGCACcatcagtgcaaatgtcaacTCGGTGAAAACAGCAAATAACATGTTACTAttgttttgaaaatagttttgaccttagTGTTTCAGGGACCTGCAGTAGTCCATGGACTACACATTGAGAACCACTATCATACAATATGATtccaattttatgaaaaaaatacacaggGATGTATATAATAAACATGTGAAAGAATTTTCACCCAGTTTTAATTGTGTGGACTTTTTGACTGATGCAACAGGCCTTTACATGTAGTTAATGTCTTTTCATGCCAATATAGAAGTatatcacagtttttaaaaaatgtatttttaatagacaaataagttgtatatatttaggggtaaacatgatattttgatatatgtatacattgtggaatggctaaagcaagctaattaacatatgcatttgCCCCATATAGTTATCTTTTGTGGTTAGAACACTTAACATCTActctttctgaaatttttaagtatacaatatacTGTTGTCAACCATAAAGGGTGTCAGGAAAGCAGGCTGGGTTTGGAAAAATCTCTTGGACCCTCCCACTTTCTAATTGCTTCAGTGGGCCAGGGAGGAAGGTATACCTGCTCATAAGTGAACTTGGGAGTGAGGATGGGGACTCCCATCAAGGCCTCACCACTGTCCCTCTTCTAAAAGATGGCAGACCTAAACCTCTAACCCTAGGAAGCCAACCACTGCTCTGTGCCAAGAGTCACTCTTTCTGCCACACTGCTTTTTTCTCATCCCAAATGGTGACTCACTTTGTCATTGTGCTGTCTCCACAGTTGCCCCCCAAAGAGGGCTCTTCCCTGTCAGGACCTGCATGAGGTTATAcaatcctccagctttgttgATCCACAGACAAGCGTCAGGCAGCAGATCTTCGTCCTTCTTGTTTTGTCTCTTACTATCATCATACACTAACAGTTACCTTAGTCACCATCCCACTTCACCCCTCATCATCTCTTGCTTGGCTTATTATAACTTTCTAACAAATGTCCAGTCTCCAACATAGCTCCAATCCATCTTTAATATTGCCAccagattatttttcctttagtcaAAAATGTTCAGCGACTTGCATAATATGACAGggttttatttcaatattttggcTTGGGGTTCAGAATCTTCCTCAAACTTTCCTCACTCTGAATTTTCACATTTATCTCTCATCATTCCTCTTCCCATGGCTTCCATTCCAAGAAAATTGGTTATCTTCCTATGACAGGCACAGATTTCTCACTTCCATGCCTTTCTCCAAAGCATTTCCCCCTCCTGGAATGCCCTTCTATGTTGTCCTTCAGGGCTCAGCTTAAATGCACCCTTCCTCCTTGAAGCTTTCTCAGCAACCTCTGCTTCATTTAAACAGATAGTGTATATTTGACAAAGAGCATATGCCCAGGTACTGTTAGTAAtccttttgtatttattattatttttcatagaactTTGTATATATCCTTTTGTATTTATGTACCTTATCTCTCCATCTGGGTTTTAAATTCAAGCATTAGAACGACTTTTTGTCAGTTGAAACATACAACTTTATTGATGATACACAAATGAAGTCTTTGGTGGATAAATTCAAGTCAAAACAAATAATAGAACAGTAGGCCATTCATAATGGACAGGTTTACTGTCAATTCAGAAGAAccagtaaaaatatttctatccAAGTAGCACGATTAAAGTCACAAATATGTTTTCAGTACAAGAGGTCTATTTATTTGGTATTCATAAAATGGTTCAGCTTAAAGCTGGTGACTGTCACAGATAACATCACTCTGGATGATACATTATTCAACACTGGCAGCTGAAAGGATCCCTTTACTATATGAGCAAGTGGAAAAGCAGTCACTTTCAATTTTCAGTGCTTCCACACTGCAAAATCATGAAATTTCTTCAAGTCTTTTGACGGTACATAACCAATCAGAATTTGTTCACTAGTTTTATAACTTTCACTTTCACTAAGAGGTCATGGTGATTTGCTAAGGCTCTAATTTTCTTCACACACACTCCAGATGTAGTGCATAAGTAAAAAAGGGAACCTTTATTGAATTCTCTATAGTTAAACACTTCTGCTCTGAGATTGTCATAGATAATCTCAAATAGAGTAAGGGCATTAATAAGGATTTCTGATTCCACGTAAGAATTATAGAGGGAACTAAATGATGCTGGCACTTGGGTACTGAGAAGTTTCTTCAACATATCTGGATTTTCAGCAAAATTCGATAGTATTTTCAAAATCTCCACCTTGATTTTTCCACCTCCCTGAGATAGCAAACGGAAAAAGTTTGCAATGGAATTGACAAGCAGGTGTTGGTAGTCATTAGTAATAGTCATGTTTGTTAGAAATTTTAGTCCAACTACTTGAACTGCTGAGTTCAGGTTAGAGGCCATGATATCATCCATCACTTTATTCATGTACACCTGAAGCCGGCCCTGATTTTCATAATTCTCACTCAGGTTATTCATGGCCATTAAGGCTTTTTCCTTAATGTGGGGATCAGTTTTGTTGATCATGTTTGCAATAATTGGGAGGCCTCCCAATTTGCGGATTGTCTCTTGATTGCATGAATAATTGGCATTGTTGCTCAGAGTGAGCAAAGCTACCTGTTGGATGAAAGGATCATCAGATTTCTGAAGCAAGGCAAGGACCTTCCTGAGATCGCGGACACCCAGAATCTCATCAATTTCATAAGGAAAGGGGCGCTTCTGCATGGCAACGGgtcttcttcccctccctctgcGCTGGGTCTCGGGCTCAGAGTCTGAATCTGACTCTGTGTCAGTCCACCCGGACTCCCCTTCCTCAGAATCAGGGACCTCTGCCAGGAAAGCCTGTCCACCATTAGCAGaggctgcagcagctgctgcagcccCATCTCCAGGACGGAAGCCCATCCCCAGTTCGTCTACTTCAACCTTGCTTTTcttgcccttgcccttgcccCCATTCCGGGACCTGGTTACACCCTTGGCTCCACCTTTGGGTACCGCTCCAGTCGCTGATGTGGCTTTAGGTATAGCCCCAGTGTGAGCCCCAGGGGTTGCTTTCTTGGCAGCTGATGTTCCAGGAACCTCCGCTGTTCTAGGGGAACCAGAAGTTCCAGGAGACTCTGCAGCCCCAGTAGGCGTTGCGGGCACAGGAGCCTCAGCTGCCTCGGTAGGTGATGCCACCCCGGGAGCTTCAGCTACCTTGGTAGGTGCTGCTACCCCAGGACTCTCGGTCACCTCAGTGGGTGCTGCCGCTTCGGTAGGCACCACTGTCCCAGGAGGCACCACTGTCCCAGGAGGCACCGCTGCCCTGGAAGTCTCCGCTTCTCTGGGAGATTCTGCCACTTTGGGAGCCCCTGCCATTGCAGGGGCTTCTGCAGCCCCAAGGGCCTCTGTCACCCCGGGAGGTGGTGGTATTGTAGAAGCCACTGCAGCCCCAATTACTGATTCGGCCTTAGGCCCAACCCCGGCTCCATCTGCCTTTTGGGCCTGACTGCCTGccccactctgagcctcagcgCTGGATGCAGCTGGGGCCACTGCCTCAGCTCCAACTGTGTCCAGAGCAGAGGCTTCATCCTGGGCCCTGTCCTCTGCTTCAGCGCGGACAGGGGTTGGGGGACTGAATCCTGACCCAAGGTCGATTGTGAATCCGGCTCTTAGCCCAGCTCTAGCCCTGGCTCCAGTCCCAGTCACAGCCCGGTTTTTGGGCTTGGCCATTCTTTTCTTGGTCTGGTCTCTCCCCCTGGTGTATTTGTAGACACAGTACCAGGCACCAGCCCCTATCACTATCCCCGCCGCTACACAGCCAGCATCCCGAACGCGGCTCATGGTGCAGCTGGGGTTATTCACTGATCCAGGGCGTGGAACTGGCTTGCTTAAGGTTAAGGGATGCCTGCTCGTCCGGGTGAGGCTCTTCAGTTTAGGCTTAGGCAGGGCCTAGGGGTAAAGGATAAAAACGAGGCTTAGGGCTCTGGCTCACTTCGTGTCTAACCAGTTCTACTTAGAGAAGAGTTTAGGGACACAATGCTTGGTCGGCGGGCTAGCACCCAGACACAGGTGTCAAAGCCTGTGTTTGCTGATTCACAGACCTAGTTTAACGTTTTCTACATCTTCAACCTTAGCCTGCTCTGCCAATGCCTACAACTTCCAGCATCTAAATGGAAGGACGACAGGC from Nomascus leucogenys isolate Asia chromosome X, Asia_NLE_v1, whole genome shotgun sequence includes these protein-coding regions:
- the ARMCX2 gene encoding armadillo repeat-containing X-linked protein 2 isoform X1 codes for the protein MSRVRDAGCVAAGIVIGAGAWYCVYKYTRGRDQTKKRMAKPKNRAVTGTGARARAGLRAGFTIDLGSGFSPPTPVRAEAEDRAQDEASALDTVGAEAVAPAASSAEAQSGAGSQAQKADGAGVGPKAESVIGAAVASTIPPPPGVTEALGAAEAPAMAGAPKVAESPREAETSRAAVPPGTVVPPGTVVPTEAAAPTEVTESPGVAAPTKVAEAPGVASPTEAAEAPVPATPTGAAESPGTSGSPRTAEVPGTSAAKKATPGAHTGAIPKATSATGAVPKGGAKGVTRSRNGGKGKGKKSKVEVDELGMGFRPGDGAAAAAAASANGGQAFLAEVPDSEEGESGWTDTESDSDSEPETQRRGRGRRPVAMQKRPFPYEIDEILGVRDLRKVLALLQKSDDPFIQQVALLTLSNNANYSCNQETIRKLGGLPIIANMINKTDPHIKEKALMAMNNLSENYENQGRLQVYMNKVMDDIMASNLNSAVQVVGLKFLTNMTITNDYQHLLVNSIANFFRLLSQGGGKIKVEILKILSNFAENPDMLKKLLSTQVPASFSSLYNSYVESEILINALTLFEIIYDNLRAEVFNYREFNKGSLFYLCTTSGVCVKKIRALANHHDLLVKVKVIKLVNKF
- the ARMCX2 gene encoding armadillo repeat-containing X-linked protein 2 isoform X2 gives rise to the protein MSRVRDAGCVAAGIVIGAGAWYCVYKYTRGRDQTKKRMAKPKNRAVTGTGARARAGLRAGFTIDLGSGFSPPTPVRAEAEDRAQDEASALDTVGAEAVAPAASSAEAQSGAGSQAQKADGAGVGPKAESVIGAAVASTIPPPPGVTEALGAAEAPAMAGAPKVAESPREAETSRAAVPPGTVVPPGTVVPTEAAAPTEVTESPGVASPTEAAEAPVPATPTGAAESPGTSGSPRTAEVPGTSAAKKATPGAHTGAIPKATSATGAVPKGGAKGVTRSRNGGKGKGKKSKVEVDELGMGFRPGDGAAAAAAASANGGQAFLAEVPDSEEGESGWTDTESDSDSEPETQRRGRGRRPVAMQKRPFPYEIDEILGVRDLRKVLALLQKSDDPFIQQVALLTLSNNANYSCNQETIRKLGGLPIIANMINKTDPHIKEKALMAMNNLSENYENQGRLQVYMNKVMDDIMASNLNSAVQVVGLKFLTNMTITNDYQHLLVNSIANFFRLLSQGGGKIKVEILKILSNFAENPDMLKKLLSTQVPASFSSLYNSYVESEILINALTLFEIIYDNLRAEVFNYREFNKGSLFYLCTTSGVCVKKIRALANHHDLLVKVKVIKLVNKF